One part of the Haliotis asinina isolate JCU_RB_2024 chromosome 2, JCU_Hal_asi_v2, whole genome shotgun sequence genome encodes these proteins:
- the LOC137272501 gene encoding Golgi-associated plant pathogenesis-related protein 1-like has product MGTFVDEVLQCHNLVRIKHGVKELKHNPDLTAHAQKWAENLAATGKFEHSNCDFSGENIGENIAMAWKPGGETFSGKEACDMWYSEISKYDYNKAGYSNGTGHFTQMVWKGSKELGVGIAKGHDGKIYVVANYLPPGNYTGQFQDNVFPPK; this is encoded by the exons ATGGGTACCTTCGTCGACGAAGTCTTGCAGTGTCATAACTTGGTGCGAATTAAACATGGAGTGAAGGAACTGAAACACAACCCCGACTTAACTGCTCATGCGCAGAAATGGGCCGAAAACCTAGCTGCTACCGGCAAATTTGAGCACAGCAATTGTGACTTCAGCGGTGAAAATATTGGTGAAAACATAGCTATGGCCTGGAAACCCGGAGGGGAGACATTCAGCG GCAAAGAAGCCTGTGATATGTGGTACAGTGAAATTAGCAAATACGACTACAACAAAGCTGGGTACTCAAATGGAACAG GTCACTTCACACAGATGGTATGGAAGGGCAGCAAGGAACTGGGTGTCGGCATCGCTAAGGGACATGACGGGAAGATATATGTTGTAGCCAACTACCTACCTCCTGGGAACTACACTGGGCAGTTCCAGGACAACGTGTTCCCaccaaaataa